The following coding sequences lie in one Candidatus Dependentiae bacterium genomic window:
- a CDS encoding SpoIID/LytB domain-containing protein: protein MKLRLLFYLLPCVGCTLFATQQENILPTKKKSSHLEQKKISPSVDQLSQLTTKKSASMKRSHRMVRVLLEEHSTAQPTELIFSSKNGFLIESPLHSGITASISKNELKIRVIHGRISLECPDGIFRNVKQNELVIFNPYKRTQFNGKSYEGKIFLKIDEKTNTLMVINNVELETYIYSVLRSESIPYWPLEMHKIQAIASRSYCYYLINAQRPRSGLYDLKNSNFNQLYNGHHQFKHLRQAVEETEGLILTYKGSPALTMFDVSCGGIIPGHMRHQDASKPYLSRTQQCTYCKRNMSCYIWKEDLQEKTFLSYLQSYAPLAKQLKDIGTLKDVKTLDKDKSGVVHKIQLIGSKKNVTIPCKALKASIKGKIKSLALSIKKERDRIVITGRGHGHHQGLCQCGARDLIARGWDYKKILQFYFPHTRFARLT from the coding sequence GTGAAATTGCGTTTACTTTTCTATTTATTACCATGTGTTGGATGTACGCTCTTTGCCACGCAACAAGAAAATATTTTGCCAACAAAAAAAAAATCTTCACACCTCGAACAAAAAAAAATATCACCTTCTGTTGACCAACTATCTCAACTAACAACAAAAAAATCTGCATCAATGAAACGGAGCCATCGTATGGTGCGTGTTCTTCTTGAAGAACACAGTACTGCCCAACCAACCGAACTTATTTTTTCATCAAAGAATGGATTTTTAATTGAAAGTCCACTCCATTCGGGAATCACTGCTTCTATCAGTAAAAACGAACTTAAGATTCGAGTTATACATGGAAGAATCAGCCTGGAATGTCCAGATGGTATTTTTCGTAACGTTAAACAAAATGAATTAGTTATTTTCAACCCCTATAAACGTACACAATTTAATGGTAAATCGTACGAGGGAAAAATCTTTCTTAAGATTGATGAAAAAACCAACACCCTCATGGTAATTAACAATGTTGAGCTGGAAACATATATTTATTCGGTACTTCGTTCAGAATCTATTCCGTATTGGCCGCTTGAGATGCATAAAATTCAAGCAATAGCGTCACGTTCGTATTGCTACTATCTGATCAATGCACAACGACCACGCAGTGGATTGTACGACTTAAAAAATTCAAATTTTAACCAGCTTTATAATGGCCATCATCAATTCAAACACTTACGGCAGGCGGTTGAAGAGACCGAAGGTCTTATTTTGACCTATAAAGGCTCTCCTGCACTCACCATGTTTGATGTATCATGCGGCGGCATTATTCCGGGGCACATGCGTCACCAAGATGCAAGCAAACCATATCTCTCTCGCACCCAGCAATGTACCTATTGCAAACGTAATATGTCATGCTACATCTGGAAAGAAGATTTACAAGAAAAAACCTTTCTTTCTTATTTACAATCGTACGCTCCGCTTGCAAAGCAACTTAAAGACATTGGCACGCTCAAAGATGTTAAGACGCTTGACAAAGATAAATCGGGTGTTGTTCACAAAATACAGCTCATTGGTTCAAAGAAAAATGTTACTATTCCGTGCAAAGCTTTAAAAGCAAGCATTAAAGGTAAAATAAAAAGCTTGGCGCTTTCTATTAAAAAAGAGCGCGATCGCATTGTTATTACCGGACGAGGACATGGACATCATCAAGGCCTTTGCCAGTGTGGTGCTCGAGATCTGATTGCTCGAGGATGGGACTACAAAAAGATTTTACAATTTTACTTCCCCCATACGCGATTTGCTCGCCTCACCTAA
- a CDS encoding metal-dependent hydrolase has translation MPNHRTHLVTGLTCAGVLIYALNQINANVFQMMWQMPLCIGLALTGSIFPDIDIDSKMQRLFWPIIAIVLCAALIKSKFYLFFILVACTIFVMLIRHRTITHKFWFVMSFPFALAWYLGTTKVQTPFVYVSALFFVVGACSHIFLDRTMTRLKRYR, from the coding sequence ATGCCCAATCATCGTACTCATCTGGTTACCGGCTTAACATGCGCTGGAGTCCTTATTTACGCACTCAACCAGATTAATGCAAACGTATTTCAAATGATGTGGCAGATGCCTCTATGTATTGGCCTTGCATTGACTGGCTCAATTTTTCCAGACATCGATATTGATAGCAAAATGCAACGCCTTTTTTGGCCTATCATAGCGATCGTTTTATGCGCAGCATTAATCAAATCTAAATTTTACCTCTTCTTTATTCTTGTTGCGTGTACCATTTTTGTCATGCTCATCAGACACCGCACAATCACTCACAAGTTTTGGTTTGTTATGAGCTTTCCTTTTGCCCTTGCTTGGTATCTTGGAACAACAAAAGTACAAACTCCGTTTGTTTATGTATCTGCACTGTTTTTTGTTGTTGGTGCATGCTCACATATTTTTTTGGACAGAACCATGACCAGGCTCAAGCGATATCGATAA
- a CDS encoding ribonuclease HI family protein, producing the protein MEKQLSILGCTPEPKNDTQSNEKKIKTPTPPVDKLKPRWQIFVDGAARGNPGPSGAGIYVVDHQIPLIQKGIFLGNKTNNQAEYLALLLAIFFARSYCESKQIPIPYLHFISDSELLIKQLNGFYSVKNPILIEFNLAVLAMLKDIPHTFTHVVRAHNKHADALANKGVDKRTKIPTDFLKFVADYNPLIVSLL; encoded by the coding sequence ATGGAAAAACAATTAAGCATTCTTGGTTGCACACCCGAACCAAAAAATGATACTCAGTCAAATGAGAAAAAAATCAAAACGCCTACTCCGCCCGTGGACAAACTTAAGCCACGTTGGCAAATTTTTGTTGATGGTGCTGCACGTGGAAACCCTGGGCCGTCAGGAGCAGGAATTTATGTCGTAGACCATCAAATACCGCTTATTCAAAAAGGCATATTCTTGGGCAATAAAACAAATAATCAAGCTGAATATTTAGCATTATTGCTCGCAATATTTTTTGCCAGATCCTATTGCGAATCAAAACAAATTCCCATACCGTATCTTCATTTTATTTCAGATTCTGAGTTGCTCATCAAACAGCTCAATGGTTTTTATTCGGTGAAAAATCCAATACTTATTGAGTTCAACCTTGCAGTCCTTGCAATGCTCAAAGATATCCCCCACACGTTTACCCATGTTGTACGTGCACACAACAAGCATGCTGATGCACTTGCAAACAAGGGAGTTGATAAAAGAACCAAAATTCCTACCGATTTTCTCAAATTTGTGGCAGACTATAACCCGCTTATCGTTTCCCTTTTGTAA